In Rosa chinensis cultivar Old Blush chromosome 1, RchiOBHm-V2, whole genome shotgun sequence, a genomic segment contains:
- the LOC112184964 gene encoding uncharacterized protein LOC112184964: protein MEVNGKSVVAAPANVIFLSTILGRDGSMSVHKCDWKCQNEHVCGNMYRCKVTGLTHICDKNCNQRILYDNHSSLCRASGKVFPLTPVEEQAVRGVRRKLESEAPAAADNCSFKRRRDAQLHPSPFERSFTTASLICSKVGDGMDLS from the coding sequence ATGGAGGTCAATGGGAAATCTGTGGTAGCAGCACCTGCTAATGTTATTTTTCTGTCGACAATTTTGGGACGGGATGGGTCAATGTCTGTTCATAAGTGTGACTGGAAGTGTCAGAATGAGCATGTCTGTGGGAATATGTATCGCTGCAAGGTGACTGGACTCACTCACATCTGTGACAAGAATTGCAACCAGAGGATTCTGTATGATAACCATAGCTCTCTTTGCCGGGCAAGCGGGAAGGTTTTCCCCCTTACACCAGTAGAGGAACAGGCAGTGAGAGGGGTCCGGAGGAAGCTCGAGTCAGAGGCCCCTGCTGCTGCAGACAATTGTTCCTTTAAGCGCAGACGGGATGCACAGCTCCATCCTTCTCCTTTCGAGAGATCCTTCACTACTGCCAGTCTGATCTGCAGCAAAGTTGGAGATGGCATGGACTTGAGCTAG
- the LOC112184953 gene encoding probable ribonuclease P/MRP protein subunit POP5, producing the protein MVGFKNRYMTLEVILDPNKELAKKDPVIITTYNVTKAIKDSILVNFGECGLASSLGSFQVKYVNEITRLCIIRASREDHQKVWSAITMVRSIADCPVIFNLLDLSGSIRACKTAALKCDELKFEQHKLVVGSILSAQDTQKMQFYLDKIKGLEH; encoded by the exons ATGGTGGGATTTAAAAATAGGTACATGACATTGGAGGTTATCTTGGATCCGAATAAAGAACTTGCAAAGAAAGATCCTGTTATCATTACCACATATAATGTTACAAAAGCCATCAAAGATAGCATTCTTGTGAACTTTGGGGAGTGTGGTCTGGCTTCTTCACTTGGATCGTTCCAAG TGAAGTATGTCAATGAGATTACAAGGCTTTGTATCATAAGAGCTTCGAGGGAGGACCATCAAAAAGTATGGTCTGCTATTACCATGGTCAGGAGTATTGCTGATTGCCCGGTGATTTTTAATTTGTTGGACTTAAGTG gaagtatcagagcttgtaaaacaGCTGCCTTGAAGTGTGATGAATTAAAATTTGAGCAGCACAAACTTGTGGTTGGATCTATTCTTTCAGCTCAAGATACTCAAAAGATGCAGTTCTATCTTGATAAGATCAAAGGCTTGGAGCACTAA